From the Acaryochloris marina S15 genome, one window contains:
- a CDS encoding Crp/Fnr family transcriptional regulator → MKIPLSSQEMWILRQGLVVLSTFFSDGGEASLSLVYPDMPFGLPLTQVDPYEAIALTDVALLRLNQIEVENSPSLAQEILQQITRRLQTTEALLVVMHHNSVSCRLQALLLLLTKEIGEQTPEGIRLGVRLSHQQLADLVGTTRVTVTKTLKSLRKTGWLSLDPTQHFILHESAVVDLQ, encoded by the coding sequence TTGAAGATTCCTTTAAGCTCTCAGGAGATGTGGATTCTCCGCCAAGGCTTGGTTGTTTTGAGTACTTTTTTCAGTGACGGAGGTGAAGCAAGTCTTAGCTTGGTGTATCCTGATATGCCCTTTGGCCTGCCGTTAACCCAAGTCGATCCGTATGAGGCCATCGCGCTAACGGATGTAGCGTTGCTCCGCCTGAATCAAATCGAGGTTGAGAATTCTCCATCGTTGGCTCAAGAGATTCTCCAGCAGATAACTCGGCGTCTCCAGACAACGGAAGCTTTATTAGTCGTGATGCACCATAATTCTGTGAGCTGTCGTTTGCAGGCGTTGCTGTTGTTGCTGACCAAAGAAATAGGTGAACAGACACCGGAAGGGATACGGCTTGGCGTTCGACTATCTCATCAACAACTTGCTGATCTAGTAGGGACAACTCGGGTGACGGTGACTAAGACTCTCAAATCATTGCGAAAGACAGGATGGTTGTCTCTCGATCCGACTCAGCATTTCATCCTCCACGAATCTGCTGTTGTGGATCTTCAGTAA
- a CDS encoding PleD family two-component system response regulator, with amino-acid sequence MKTVLVVDDSPAELKLMCLYLKEAGYLVVSTDDAKDALNKAETQKPDLVITDVVMPEMSGFELCRSLKKNEATQQLPVIICTTKNQDLDKLWGRKQGADEYITKPYTREDFLKAVKSAI; translated from the coding sequence GTGAAAACCGTTTTAGTAGTAGATGATAGTCCGGCTGAACTAAAGCTAATGTGTCTATATTTGAAAGAAGCGGGTTATCTTGTGGTTAGCACAGATGATGCCAAAGATGCGTTGAACAAAGCTGAAACTCAAAAGCCTGATCTTGTCATTACCGATGTGGTCATGCCGGAAATGAGTGGGTTTGAGTTGTGCCGAAGTCTAAAGAAGAACGAAGCGACTCAGCAATTACCTGTGATTATCTGCACGACTAAGAATCAGGATTTAGATAAGCTCTGGGGTAGAAAGCAAGGGGCAGATGAATACATTACCAAGCCCTACACTCGTGAAGATTTTTTAAAAGCTGTTAAATCTGCTATCTAA